The Stieleria maiorica genome includes the window CGATTGTTCGAACAGCTGTTTGTCCCCGATCCGCCGAAAACACGACAGCAGGACTCGCAACGGATGCGACACGGCCGGCGGGTGATGGACTTGGTTGCCGAAGAAGCCAAGACGTTGCAACGGACGTTAGGCGCCGGGGACCGCGACAAACTGGACAGCTACTTCACGGCCGTCAACGAACTGGAAAAACGGCTCGCGGCCAACCAGGACTGGATCAACCGGCCCAAGCCAACGGTCAGCAAGCCCAAATCGCTGGCCCAGTCGGTTGCCGATGGCATTGAAAAACAACGCGCGATGTTTGACGTGATGGCGCTCGCGCTGCAGACCGATTCAAGCCGCTTCATCACGCTGCACCTGGGCAACGGCGGCAAGGTCGAACTGGACGGGGTCACCGAGGCGCACCATGCCCTCAGCCACCACGGCCAAGATGAAGAAAAGCTGCGGCAGCTGGCGATCCTGGAAAACGCTTTGCTCGCCGAGTGGGCCAACTTCGTCCGGAAACTGAAGTCCGTGCAGGAGTCGTCCGGATCGCTATTGGACCAAACGATGGTGTTGTTGACGTCCAACCTGGGCAATGCGTCCAGCCACGACAACAAGAATATGCCCGTGTTGTTCGCCGGCGGCGGATTCAAACACGGCCAGCACCTGGAGTTTGACACCAAGAACAACTATCCCCTGCCCAACCTGTACCTTTCCGCTTTGCACCGACTGGGGCTGCACGAGGACAGCTTTGCGACCAGCACCAGCACGATGACCGGGTTGGAATTGGCCTAAAGCCTAGACACCAACGATGCCCGCCCAA containing:
- a CDS encoding DUF1552 domain-containing protein, with the translated sequence MKFTNTKLDRRTVLRGSGLAVGLPFLDAMIPAVATAAETESPRRFVSFSLGLGLHGPNLFPEESGADYTPSPYLAEFTDLLPDLTVCSGVSHPQVAGGHRAEGTILTAAPLSRSDANFRNSISLDQLMAKHLGDQTRFPSLVLNASGDNSSPSYTENGAMIPPEMSPSRLFEQLFVPDPPKTRQQDSQRMRHGRRVMDLVAEEAKTLQRTLGAGDRDKLDSYFTAVNELEKRLAANQDWINRPKPTVSKPKSLAQSVADGIEKQRAMFDVMALALQTDSSRFITLHLGNGGKVELDGVTEAHHALSHHGQDEEKLRQLAILENALLAEWANFVRKLKSVQESSGSLLDQTMVLLTSNLGNASSHDNKNMPVLFAGGGFKHGQHLEFDTKNNYPLPNLYLSALHRLGLHEDSFATSTSTMTGLELA